In Daphnia magna isolate NIES linkage group LG5, ASM2063170v1.1, whole genome shotgun sequence, the sequence attttagtttccGACGAGAGAGGCATGCGAAGACAATGGAAGTTGCTCAGGAAGAGGTGGTGACTTGCGTGGGAATTTGTTTGTTAGAACGACTTCAGCGAGTCGCTCAAAGACTTCGAGAGGAGGAACAGATGGTAGATATGTTGCAGTTTGCGTCTTTGCAGGCGCTGCGTCGATCATTTGAAATGGCAGTTGAATCTAAACGAGGAGTGTCGCAGCTTGAATTGCTTTGTGACGAACTTAGTCGCGAAGAGGCTGTTCagaagcaaagaaaagaagccaAAAAGCAGAAACGCAAGAAGCGACGGGGTAAGAAAGATAGTATCTCCAGTTCGGACAACATTTGTCGAAGTGAAAAAGACTACGATAATGAGGACGATGTGGAGGGGGATGGCGATGAAGACATTCTTCCAATGCTCGTTCCGCCAATACCCGTTTGTCATCGCTCTATGTTGGAATCAAGCCGGTCGCCAAGTATTGAACACTGCCCTTGTTTGGCTACTGATGCTAAGCATTCCAGTGGCTCAGGACACGCGTCTTTTGCATCACAGCCATCATTTACAACTGGTCGCTCTCGCAAGTGCCCACAAGAATCGGGATACTCTTCGACCAACTCGAGTAATTTGACGACACCCGAAGGCTCCGATGTTGCGTGCACCGAAGGATTGTGCAACCACCATTCAGGTTCGCCTTTTGCCTATTTTCTCACCCCTAAAACTTCCcattcttaaatttttaattttaacctGCTGTCATTTACTTGGTCTTAGGTTCTCCGGTACAGTGCCGTCCTAGCCCAAGTCCAGTCCCTGAAAGCCTTTCGGAAGACCACTGCAACTGTGGTGAAACGGAAAATGAAGATACTGAAACAAGAAATAACTTGGGTCGTGGAGGTAGGTGTCCCATTCATATCAAGTTACGTGAAAACTGTCGCAATGGTCGAAGTCTACAGCAAATGCTTGaggtatttatttatttatttttttctctcaatgATTACTTGTAATATTTTTCACGGTTTTCACAAAAGGAATGGCATGTGAATTCGGATGACGATGACGAAGGTGAAGAGGGTTTTATCCCGTTAGAGGAAGTGCAAGCTTTCCgcaagcaacaacaacattatAACGAACAACGTCGTCAACTGCGAAACGACTTACGCCTCAAGTTTGATCAACTGTGTGGACGTGTCCAAAATCAGCCCCACTagattaaataataaaatttatagAGCATAGCCCGTCGGGGCCACTCGCCTTCGCTGGCTCTCATAGGttaagaagcaaaaaaaaacaataatgatAAAAAGAGGCATTGTTTGTGGGCAAATAATGAGTGCGTTTATCAGTCTGCACTCCTCCGTATTTTTTTCCAACGAGATGTTTTCACTCTTCTTTACAGTTAATGTCTACGAGGCAGTCTTAGTATGCCCTTTTCGTTTTTCTGTATTTGTCATTTGCTACGTTGGGGACAAATGCACTATTCAATCAGACATAGTATTGTATttaattttctcttttattgttattaattTGCAAATCAActagtttattttgtttgtatttcttcATATACTTGGGTGGGATTCTCTTTAGCCTCACGACTCCAGTGCCTATGCGGAAGAAATTGCTCCGGTTCGCTAAGTGAGATACCTcctttttcaatgttttttagAAGGAATGAAACCTAGAAGGGATATCAAATTAAGATTTTAAAGATGCTAAGTGTGCTGTGCAGCCATTTCCAGTAGACAATGCTCACCTTTGGTGAAACCAGATCCATGTCATAGTTTGAATGTACTTCCAGCAAACCACACTCTAAGCATCGTTGAGCAAGGACTCTACCAATTGTTGCTGCAGCCTGTACATCTGAAGTGCTTCTCAAAAACTGTTTGATTGCCCACTCATTGGTTGATGCTGAAATAACTGTCTTTCCGCTGAAGTGTTCAATGTAGGCGCCAACATGTTGGTTAGACTGCACAACAACAAGTCTAAAAACATATTATAGCTATATTTAAAAGCATGCATGTAACACAATAAAATAACAGAGATTTATATGCTAATCAtcagatttttattttgacaTTGACACTCATCAAACTCAACCGCAGGGGAGTTCAAAATGAGCCTCTTCAATTTTGCGCAGTGAACTGTCATCATGTGGAGAGGGGTGGGGTAATAGCATTTAGTTAAAATCTAATTATCAATACCTGTGCCAGTAATTCATTGGTTTATCGTCAAGTGCGTAACCCATCGGCTTAGGAGCAATACGTAACCGCTCCAAATTTCTCGGATTTCTATTGTAGATGAAAGGAAGGAAGGAATTATTCACTTCTCCAATATTAGACGAATATGCCCTTTTTGCTGAACTAAATAAACCGATATTTCTAATCCTTGATTCCCACATTTTCGCAAAGAATAAATTTCAATTGGTGAAGCTGGTAACAAAATCAGATACTGTAACTTTAGCTGCAGACGAGTATTCCTAGATATGCGGAACGCTCTGTACCAAAAATTCCGCGTATTATAGCTCTGCCTAcacaggggaaaaaaatacatgaaacCATGACAACGTGCCAAGAGCTAAGCCATTATGTGGAGTGCCTGTAACCGGTTTCTCTTGAAGTTAAGTTGAAGTAATACAGGTTAGTGGCATAACACGATTTATTTAGTTACAATATACCGTTCCTGTGGAACAGTCTTAGTGTGGCGGAGACGCGGAGTGATAGTAACGCAACAAAGTGATACCTGGTTTTGTCATTTGTTCGTAAAAATCGAAGCGAACCAGAAAATGTTGCTGATGCGCTTTGTCAAATATTCGCTGACGGATAGCTTTACTAGttttcaaaatggaaaattaCAAACGGCTTTCGTTAAGAAACTGCATGCTGGGCCGTATTACAAGGTGTCGAAAGACATCAAGCTAGACAACTTGAAAAGCAGTACAATTAGCCACAAAGACGAAACAGTACATTTTGGCTTTCAGACAGTATCTGCCACTGAAAAGGCACAAAAGGTACATcaagtttttgaaaatgtGGCTTCAAAATATGATCTTATGAATGATGTGATGTCAGTTGGCATACACAGAATATGGAAAGATTACTTtgtaaaaaagatttttccATTACACCCTGGAACAAATATTATTGATGTTGCTGGTGGAACTGGTAAGTAAGGGTAAAATAGTACTATggaaaatttaattccctTTCCTTATCACATTTCAGGTGACATTGCCTTTAGGATGTTAGAAGGCCTTGacagacaaaataaaaattccaataGCTCGACTGATGATGACAGTGGAAGTAGAAAAAACACAACCATTTTGATCAGTGACATTAATCAAGTACTAAAGCTACTTGACATTAGTGTTTTTAAACTAATATCTAAATAATCAAACAGGCCATGTTGGACGTCGGAAAAAAACGTGCACTAACGATGAATCTTCAATCAGATGGCCTGAGTTGGCTATGTGCCAATGCACAAGAATTGCCTTTGCCAGAAAACTCATTTGACCTATACACCATCGCGTTTGGAATTCGCAACGTAACTGACGTTTCTAAAGTATGGAAAGCTAAGTTCACCTCTTCTCATTGCTGCTAGTTTGGTTTTATCACCTACTGTCGGATGAAAGTTCGGGTttagttgtagttagtttgtCAACTCGGATTTAACCGCCTTGGGCGGATCCCTATTTGTTGCTAGAAAATTTTCATCCAACACTGTTTCTCAACCCTAGTCATCTTGAACTAGTTCGGTAAACTGTTATTCTGCGTTCCGTAAGATACGCTTGATTACTCATAAATCTGAAGAAAAGCGGGAATACTGATTGGAAATTTATTGTGTTTACTTGAAGGCTTTGGACGAAGCCTATCGCATCCTACGACCGGGAGGAAGATTTATGTGCTTGGAATTTAGTCACGTCAAAAATCCTCTCCTAAAATGGTAATGATTATGCTTATAATACTTacaagatattttttttttttttgtacgcTTATATTGAATCACCGTAGGGCGTATGACACATATTCCTTCCAAGTAATCCCTCCATTAGGAGAAGTAGTGGCAGGAGATTGGAAATCCTACCAGTACCTTGTCGAAAGTATTCGAAAATTTCCGACGCAGGTAATAATCAAAAACGTTACTGGGAAGTAAATTTCTGTGCAGTTCATTTAATTTATATCCTTTCATTAggatgaatttaaaaatatgatAGAAGAGGCGGGATTTCGAAGCGTTCGCTATGAAAACTTGTCGTTTGGTGTAGTGTCTATACATTCTGGatataaaatttaagaaaatataaacatatGGCAGTATTGAGTGTTAATTTTTGTATTAGCGAAGAAGCCCGCGGGATTTTTCGTGGCGATGAATTCGGGTGGACATGAACACAGAGATTCACAACAGAAAAGTGACCAAGGGTGACAGACTACATCAAACCACATGTTCCAAtacttatttttgttttatgagTCTGAAGCATTTTTCTCAACAATGTATTGTGAATATTGAGGGGTGGGCAGGCTagatggcaaaaaaaaaaagatgagcaATGTGAGGTTGGAGCGAGAGACCAGTAGGGGTTACATCATGGGATGGATCACTTTTGTGAGTGTAAAATCTTGTAAAATGTGTATTTGTTGGATGATTAGGCTCTAGTCAGTTAAACCCTAACCAGACTTGAAAAGTAAGATAGCCACCTGCCCCAAATAGAAATAGATGAAATGTCTGGTTTCATGGGTGACATAAGAACCAAAGTTCCGCCCAACTATGCAATGCCAAGTAGGATTGTACTTTTTGTCAAactctttttttatatatgcTGCAATATCCTGTAAGAAaacaatacattttttaaaaccagaCAACATAATTACAGTACATTTTCTGAAAGTCCTAATGGTAAATTAAGGTAAATACCCAATGCTTAATACCTTTTCAATATTGTACTTTTCCAAGGCTTGCGTTGCACAATCAACTGCATCTTGCTGCATTTCCTCCGACATGTCAGCATTTTTAATAACTGCTTTTCGATCggccattcttttaaaatctTGTCACAACTTCTgcaggaagaagaaaatacgAATGAAACTGGCCTGTTGCGTTATAAGGACACATTCTATGCAAAAAATGTGAATAAATCAATACTTGTTTAAAGGATCAGTCTTGATTCTTCTTATTTTCAAAAACCTAGAAGTTTCTACTGCACAGATCTCGGCAACAGTAAATCAACTATAGAGTCATGAACAGTAACAACTGACAACGTTAAATTCAAGAGTTTTCTGACCGGCGCAGAGCTGCAGACGGTTAACTGCAGCATGGTATTAACCAAGGCCTTGAACCGTGAATTTTAACATGGATGTTATCGTTAAAATCAATGTCACACAGCGCCAAGTTTTTCAGGTGGAATTCTGTTTTATGAGCAAATGTTTTTATGTATAATAGAAATTCAGGTGATTCCAAGACACATcgatgaagaaaagaaaaatattaaaaatttaccacaaatatttcaatcgtgtttaaagaatttttattttttgcgaTGTTACTCTTAAAACTATTAACAGTGTTACTCTTCGTAAGATGGCAGTACTAGAAATAGCTGAGAAAATCGGCATCCCAATTCCAGAAACAACGTGGTGGCTTTTGCACGTGTATCCCCCTTTTTATATCGTTAGAAGTAGGGATTGAAACAAGCGGATTCTAACGATAGTTAACTAAGGCGGTTCTATTTAAACTACAGTTAACATAGAATAAGTTAAGAGAAAAATCTTGAGAAATATTACGTCATTTTTCGTAAAAGTGTGTACCAAAATTTAGGAATCTAAACTTTTCGGCATCAAGTTAACACGTAACTCATTCGCTTGCTGGCGAACTCTACAATTTTCGTTGCTTTGGCGCTGTTTATCATTATGTACACTATGGCGCTCTTTGTGGTTTCCTAAAGCTGAGTTTTCGTTGAAAATAATATCTATGATGGAAAAACATACCAATAAACGGAAAAATGCATTGTTATTGCATACGTCAATTGCTTTGGGTTTTCCCCCCAcatgttcctttttttgtcTGCTCCCATCTGCAATGTTTCTTCTTACGTGGTTCCTCACGATGCGGAATGATCGGTACCAAAACTTAAATAACTTTTTTAGAGTAACcctgagaaataaaaacaaaaacaaaatctcttACCGCTAGAGCAAAAAGTAGGCTATCACTGCATAAAAtacttgtttatttatacACTCAACAATTTGAACTCTCCAAAAATACGACCTTGCCGGAAAGTTTATCGTTACGTCAATGTAGTTGAACAGATTTgaggaaacaacaaaataaaaagaactttCATTTTCGGCCTTGGGTCAGCTTTATAAAATTCTAACTAGAACGCAATTCAGTTCCATTTCTCATTACCAGCAATCATGAAAAAGGGTGTAAGAGGACCTAACGGTacgaattttttattaaaaacaacaacggAAAGTTTTTAACTATCTCTTGGATCGCAAATAGAATTTCAGATGACATCATGACAACCCCTTGCTTAACTGTCGATCTGaatcaaaaacaaacataaaacgGCGATTTTCTGGGGCACCAAATTTATCTGATTCTAAACGACTTTGAAAgatcacaaaaaaattaactaaTTATTCACAATGGAAATTGGTTCAGTTTCATTTCTGTTTCATTTGTGTGAATCATTAATTgtaattaaaataattcagCCCAGTCCATAACCCCTTCAGGCATTCaggcagagtaatagaatactggtgtagccacgcttatggcgggccctcccattgcctttttggcctgaaagtctttctgtcccataacgaaagcgccacagcggctgtgttgtgaacttgtgatgtattacgttttcactatgttttcgctcattttcgtcgtctgtacttcagaaagtaaacaaaaagtggcttaattaattagtgtgaaaaaagtaagagcatgaagagatttcttaacaacccttaaaactcaattcataggtggcagttacggttatgggacacttaaatcgatatcttgcctcattttctcacaatcgatacgcgaaattggcacaacttttgg encodes:
- the LOC116922969 gene encoding 2-methoxy-6-polyprenyl-1,4-benzoquinol methylase, mitochondrial, which produces MLLMRFVKYSLTDSFTSFQNGKLQTAFVKKLHAGPYYKVSKDIKLDNLKSSTISHKDETVHFGFQTVSATEKAQKVHQVFENVASKYDLMNDVMSVGIHRIWKDYFVKKIFPLHPGTNIIDVAGGTGDIAFRMLEGLDRQNKNSNSSTDDDSGSRKNTTILISDINQAMLDVGKKRALTMNLQSDGLSWLCANAQELPLPENSFDLYTIAFGIRNVTDVSKALDEAYRILRPGGRFMCLEFSHVKNPLLKWAYDTYSFQVIPPLGEVVAGDWKSYQYLVESIRKFPTQDEFKNMIEEAGFRSVRYENLSFGVVSIHSGYKI
- the LOC123472568 gene encoding 39S ribosomal protein L18, mitochondrial-like, coding for MWESRIRNIGLFSSAKRAYSSNIGEVNNSFLPFIYNRNPRNLERLRIAPKPMGYALDDKPMNYWHRLVVVQSNQHVGAYIEHFSGKTVISASTNEWAIKQFLRSTSDVQAAATIGRVLAQRCLECGLLEVHSNYDMDLVSPKVSFLLKNIEKGGISLSEPEQFLPHRHWSREAKENPTQVYEEIQTK
- the LOC116922831 gene encoding gametogenetin-binding protein 2, with the translated sequence MAKLISLYRDDAPSPLGRRELPLPFDENISMVMKLPELNLTRLPSCLKGSENDAFIDKKKLLTSAEMNDSMKVSSQEVLELIGPNVPCVGCRRSVERLFRELVASGQDALYPVTLSQNGTLGLAPEVISSSSKLFILLKYYGSRLNTMAESITTKSRQNRRCPLHSLDAHRARPTGVNWRPLWDSMAQECREELTLVEANALLDTLEAYLQKHRFCPECRLKVLRAYSLLVGEVEPAEEKGYKPILYLGLKCCPAEKHIHVQCNVDLMSLLIARAEPELVGSFRRERHAKTMEVAQEEVVTCVGICLLERLQRVAQRLREEEQMVDMLQFASLQALRRSFEMAVESKRGVSQLELLCDELSREEAVQKQRKEAKKQKRKKRRGKKDSISSSDNICRSEKDYDNEDDVEGDGDEDILPMLVPPIPVCHRSMLESSRSPSIEHCPCLATDAKHSSGSGHASFASQPSFTTGRSRKCPQESGYSSTNSSNLTTPEGSDVACTEGLCNHHSGSPVQCRPSPSPVPESLSEDHCNCGETENEDTETRNNLGRGGRCPIHIKLRENCRNGRSLQQMLEEWHVNSDDDDEGEEGFIPLEEVQAFRKQQQHYNEQRRQLRNDLRLKFDQLCGRVQNQPH